A region of Penaeus chinensis breed Huanghai No. 1 chromosome 38, ASM1920278v2, whole genome shotgun sequence DNA encodes the following proteins:
- the LOC125046242 gene encoding uncharacterized protein LOC125046242, translated as MGVQEDLNALKKQRGIAKGKFTRKVTLCKEGIDRGDDLLVLKTNYEEVIEAFKCLECKNDELIQFISDNEDKLENKNLGEEAEQYILDSERLKNELCAKIFMTKSEEKATDKPKVKVKRFEPPKFEGNLREYPTFKEDYKNLVQSEYGTDPYALKMCLGGEALQTVKGSEGNYNEMFKRLDDKFGNPRKIVDLVISDLKSLRKISDGDTKGFIKMVDQVEQCWLDLKRVNLSDELNTANVVSHIEKILPSLQKREWVIKASDISVTGELFSELLGFLQKERKVLEYMNSNVRTSTSDCRATVHHVENVVENNSESELVKLMRKLNEEQQSKNREFESCIVKLNEMIKGIKYKENNISIGCLLHNSESHDITNCFKFKDCNSKERFDVIKRNGICFRCLKGYHSARGCNVGKLCDVVIEGQGPCNRNHHPLLHQDRIESSSHNAVMEKRGKALLNISTVHGKNLPITILWDPGSDTSLITHRMAKKLGLSGKDVNLSLVKVGNTIEYQSSKTYCVPLTDKNGKVWNVDAVGMNEISSKIKRIDLTRLPELFVRISNVEVDLPYGEIDMLIGTDCCEILPRVVEDNKGIQLLENQFGFSIRGRHDKITNGSNTSNHLLVRTHKLSSLVDLKESNIESTDSLKTKLDKFFAMEEMGTKCKPQCIKCVCRGCPEPNCINLKEERELALIEEGLLYNEEQKCWLAKYPWLRDPMHLKDNIKVANARLKTTENRLKKLGNEYAMKYQREIEDMIHRGVARKLTKEEIREYKGPGILNSLLGVLFRFRQNNIAIAGNIAKMYHTVKLSTVDEHTHRFVWRDLDDKKTPDQYALTTVAFGDKPSGTIATLALRHTVEKFGKEYPDVQGMIINNTYVDDILYSTDTIENAFKLIQDAEKILSQGSFRVKHWIVSGHYESCKVNVIKSDHEKILGLKWNPLEDHFFFTVKLNFSSRIRKVRSGPNLNSDEIDDKFPEHLIRRMLLSQIASIYDPLGFAVPVLLKAKILMRLVISKGESKDGGIKWDDTLDVSTVKECKMFFKELYELERLTFRRSLIPSNVVGKPSLIIFSDGSMQAYGACAYVRWQIGEDEFESHLIAARNKIAPIKQMSIPRLELCAALMAARLRESILKEFTWKFEGIYHIVSSSIVRSQIQKGELTDRIGIIMTVNNASHENGDIQLIDVNRYSDYYKLLRVTCRVMNVFKYKSFKGILRSPTVQGITDAEILWVKEVQKSMTDWETRFKRLGPSIERGVIVVGQRISKWLKDNWNQENFMLIPNKHPVTRLYISCLHKVDHAGIETILCKIQRKFWIPGARKLIRTIKNKCVTCRKLSKKVEDQCMGQVRAERMKPAPPLYHTAEDLFGPLTIRDVVLVQDSNIVRRTWKLAQVIRTDPGRNGIIREVNLRYKIIKDGKGHDDEADKIMCRSVHRLVMLLPIEEQV; from the coding sequence ATGGGTGTGCAAGAGGACCTCAACGCCCTCAAGAAGCAGAGGGGAATTGCTAAAGGAAAGTTCACCAGGAAGGTAACTCTATGTAAAGAAGGAATAGACAGAGGTGATGATCTATTAGTGTTGAAGACTAACTATGAGGAAGTAATAGAAGCATTTAAGTGTTTAGAGTGTAAGAATGATGAACTGATACAATTTATatctgataatgaggataaattagaaaataaaaacctgGGAGAAGAGGCTGAACAATATATTTTAGATAGtgaaagattaaagaatgaactGTGTGCTAAGATATTCATGacaaagagtgaggagaaggcaACAGACAAACCAAAGGTTAAGGTAAAGAGATTTGAACCTCCCAAGTTTGAAGGTAATTTAAGAGAATATCCTACATTTAAAGAGGATTATAAGAACTTGGTTCAGAGTGAATATGGTACTGATCCATATGCACTCAAAATGTGTTTAGGTGGGGAGGCACTCCAGACAGTAAAGGGCTCGGAAGGTAATTACAATGAAATGTTTAAGCGGTTGGATGACAAATTTGGTAACCCAAGGAAAATTGTAGACTTGGTGATAAGTGATCTCAAATCTCTGAGGAAGATATCAGATGGTGATACTAAAGGGTTTATTAAAATGGTTGATCAGGTTGAACAATGTTGGTTAGATTTAAAAAGGGTAAATCTATCTGATGAACTCAACACAGCTAATGTTGTTAGCCATATTGAGAAAATTCTGCCTTCACTACAAAAGAGAGAATGGGTAATTAAAGCAAGTGATATCTCGGTCACTGGTGAATTGTTTTCTGAGCTGTTGGGTTTcttgcagaaagaaaggaaggtttTAGAGTACATGAATTCAAATGTAAGAACTAGTACTAGTGATTGTAGAGCAACAGTACATCATGTTGAAAATGTGGTCGAAAACAATTCGGAGTCAGAGTTGGTTAAGCTGATGAGAAAATTGAATGAAGAACAACAGAGCAAGAATAGAGAATTTGAGTCATGCATTGTAAAGTTGAATGAAATGATAAAGGGTATTAAATACAAGGAGAACAATATAAGTATAGGTTGTTTATTACACAATTCAGAGAGTCATGATATAACAAATTGTTTCAAGTTCAAGGACTGTAATAGCAAAGAAAGATTTGATGTGATTAAGAGGAATGGTATATGTTTTAGGTGTTTAAAGGGATATCATTCAGCACGTGGGTGTAATGTAGGCAAATTGTGTGATGTAGTCATTGAAGGCCAAGGACCATGTAATCGGAATCATCATCCACTTTTGCATCAAGACAGAATAGAAAGCAGTTCTCACAATGCAGTAATGGAGAAGAGAGGCAAAGCTTTGTTGAATATTAGTACGGTGCATGGTAAAAATCTGCCCATCACTATATTGTGGGATCCGGGTTCAGATACTTCTTTAATTACTCATAGGATGGCCAAGAAGTTAGGATTGAGTGGAAAGGATGTAAATTTATCTCTGGTCAAGGTAGGCAACACGATTGAATATCAATCAAGCAAAACATACTGTGTACCATTAACTGATAAGAATGGTAAAGTTTGGAATGTGGATGCTGTCGGTATGAATGAAATATCTTCCAAAATCAAAAGGATTGACTTAACCAGATTACCTGAACTTTTTGTAAGAATCTCGAACGTAGAGGTGGATCTCCCATATGGGGAAATTGATATGCTCATCGGTACAGATTGTTGTGAAATACTGCCAAGGGTTGTTGAAGACAATAAGGGCATTCAGTTACTGGAAAATCAATTTGGGTTCAGCATTCGAGGTAGACATGACAAGATTACCAATGGATCTAACACCAGCAATCATTTACTTGTGAGAACTCATAAACTGTCTAGTCTCGTAGATTTGAAGGAAAGTAACATAGAGTCAACAGATAGCTTAAAGACTAAATTGGATAAATTCTTTGCCATGGAGGAAATGGGAACAAAATGTAAGCCACagtgtataaagtgtgtgtgtcgaGGATGTCCTGAACCTAATTGCataaatttaaaagaagaaagagaactagCATTGAttgaggaaggattgttatataatgAGGAGCAGAAATGCTGGCTAGCAAAGTATCCTTGGCTAAGGGATCCAATGCATTTGAAAGACAATATTAAAGTAGCTAATGCTAGATTAAAAACTACAGAGAATAGATTGAAGAAACTGGGCAATGAATATGCCATGAagtatcagagagagatagaagatatgaTTCATAGGGGAGTGGCGAGGAAATTAACTAAGGAAGAGATACGAGAATATAAGGGGCCAGGCATCCTGAACAGCTTACTGGGAGTTTTATTTAGGTTTAGACAGAATAATATAGCTATAGCAGGCAACATAGCTAAAATGTACCATACTGTCAAGCTCAGCACAGTggatgaacatacacacagatttgtATGGAGGGATTTGGATGACAAGAAAACACCTGATCAGTATGCTCTTACCACAGTAGCGTTTGGAGATAAGCCTAGTGGTACCATAGCTACGCTAGCGTTGAGACACACTGTAGAGAAATTTGGCAAGGAATATCCAGATGTGCAaggtatgattattaataatacttatgtTGATGACATACTATATTCCACTGATACCATTGAGAATGCATTCAAGTTAATACAGGATGCGGAGAAGATATTGTCTCAGGGAAGTTTCAGAGTTAAACATTGGATTGTCAGTGGGCATTATGAAAGCTGCAAGGTCAATGTGATAAAATCTGACCATGAGAAGATCTTAGGATTGAAATGGAACCCGTTGGaggatcattttttctttacggTAAAACTTAATTTTTCTTCAAGAATAAGAAAGGTCAGAAGTGGTCCAAATTTAAATtcagatgaaattgatgataaattTCCAGAACATTTAATACGCAGAATGCTATTGAGTCAAATTGCATCCATATATGATCCATTAGGGTTTGCTGTACCAGTATTGCTCAAAGCTAAAATTTTGATGAGACTCGTGATTTCCAAAGGTGAATCGAAAGATGGCGGAATCAAGTGGGATGATACACTTGATGTTTCCACGGTTAAGGAATGTAAGATGTTTTTTAAGGAATTGTATGAGTTAGAGAGATTGACTTTTAGAAGATCCTTGATACCATCCAATGTAGTTGGTAAACCAAGTTTAATAATATTTTCGGATGGTAGCATGCAAGCATACGGAGCTTGTGCATATGTGAGGTGGCAAATTGGTGAAGATGAATTTGAGTCACATCTGATAGCAGCTAGAAATAAGATTGCACCAATAAAGCAAATGTCAATTCCTAGGTTAGAACTATGTGCAGCTCTTATGGCTGCTAGATTAAGAGAATCTATATTAAAGGAGTTTACATGGAAGTTTGAGGGAATTTACCACATAGTTAGCTCATCAATTGTAAGATCACAAATCCAAAAGGGTGAGTTAACTGACAGAATTGGTATTATCATGACGGTTAATAATGCAAGTCATGAGAATGGTGATATACAATTAATTGATGTTAATAGGTATAGTGACTATTACAAATTGTTGAGAGTTACATGTAGGGTAATGAATGTATTCAAATACAAGTCTTTCAAAGGTATTCTAAGAAGCCCCACAGTTCAAGGGATTACAGATGCAGAAATATTATGGGTCAAAGAAGTGCAAAAGAGCATGACTGATTGGGAAACAAGGTTCAAAAGATTGGGACCATCAATTGAAAGGGGAGTTATAGTAGTAGGACAACGAATTTCGAAGTGGTTGAAAGACAATTGGAATCAAGAAAATTTCATGTTAATACCGAATAAACACCCTGTTACTAGATTGTACATATCCTGTCTACATAAAGTGGATCATGCAGGTATAGAGACTATATTGTGTAAGATACAGAGGAAATTTTGGATTCCAGGAgctagaaaattaataagaaccataaaaaataaatgtgtaacatGTAGAAAATTAAGTAAGAAAGTGGAAGATCAATGCATGGGTCAAGTGAGGGCAGAAAGGATGAAACCTGCTCCACCATTATATCATACAGCAGAAGATTTGTTTGGGCCCTTGACAATAAGAGATGTTGTTCTAGTGCAAGATAGCAATATTGTAAGGAGAACATGGAAGCTGGCTCAAGTAATTAGGACTGACCCAGGACGAAATGGAATAATTCGTGAAGTTAatttaagatataaaataataaaggatgGCAAAGGGCATGATGATGAGGCGGATAAGATCATGTGTAGATCAGTACATAGATTAGTGATGCTGTTGCCTATAGAAGAACAAGTTTAA